A single window of Aspergillus puulaauensis MK2 DNA, chromosome 5, nearly complete sequence DNA harbors:
- a CDS encoding putative heme/steroid binding domain protein (COG:E;~EggNog:ENOG410PJXB;~InterPro:IPR036400,IPR001199;~PFAM:PF00173;~TransMembrane:1 (o43-62i)): protein MSGEVRQRPVVSKDTSKSSPAASRKEKQPSARSGGSGISILDIFRVLLTLIVVSCGLSYYLTDSQSLLWGYKPWFTNLPQLVQYIKGPVILTPTELALHDGTDPALPIYVAVNGTVFDVSANPGMYGPGGGYHFFAGRDATRAFVTGCFAEDLTDDLTGVEEMFIPIDEPEDLEGLSSGERKKRREQDVRLAKKKIESTVAHWSGFFGNHKKYFAVGKVAKGVEDEKKEKRELCEAAKKQRPKRNKDKGNKGTKKST, encoded by the exons ATGTCTGGTGAAGTCCGGCAAAGACCGGTTGTCTCCAAAGATacatccaaatcctccccGGCAGCAAGTCGCAAGGAAAAGCAACCCAGCGCtcgcagcggcggcagcggcatcagcatcctcgacatcttccGGGTCCTGCTCACTCTAATCGTCGTGTCCTGCGGTCTCTCATACTACCTCACCGACTCCCAGTCTCTACTCTGGGGCTATAAACCATGGTTCACGAACTTGCCGCAGCTCGTACAATACATT AAAGGCCCGGTAATCCTAACCCCGACCGAACTCGCCCTCCACGATGGCACCGACCCAGCCCTCCCAATCTACGTCGCCGTCAATGGAACCGTCTTCGATGTGTCCGCAAACCCGGGCATGTACGGTCCCGGCGGCGGATACCACTTCTTCGCCGGGCGCGACGCAACCCGCGCTTTTGTGACGGGCTGTTTTGCCGAGGATCTTACGGATGATCTTACTGGGGTAGAAGAGATGTTTATACCGATTGACGAGCCTGAAGATTTGGAGGGGTTGAGTAgcggagagaggaagaagaggagggagcaGGATGTTAGActtgcgaagaagaagattgagagCACAGTTGCGCATTGGTCGGGTTTCTTTGGAAATCATAAGAAGTATTTTGCGGTTGGGAAGGTTGCTAAgggggttgaggatgagaagaaagagaagagagagctcTGCGAGGCGGCTAAGAAGCAGAGACCCAAGAGGAACAAGGATAAGGGTAACAAGGGTACCAAGAAGAGTACCTGA
- a CDS encoding GTR/RAG family Ras-related GTP-binding protein (BUSCO:EOG09263274;~COG:U;~EggNog:ENOG410PH4C;~InterPro:IPR039400,IPR006762,IPR027417;~PFAM:PF04670;~go_function: GO:0005525 - GTP binding [Evidence IEA]): MEVTNTPSGQPTRAKSNKPQDFKPRLLLMGLRRSGKSSIASVVFHKMPPNETLFLESTTRIQKDSVHSFMDFQVWDFPGQFEYLESSFDLEEIFGSHGALVWVIDAQDDYLESVTRLNRTILTVQQYYPNINIEVFIHKVDGLSEEYRTDTFQDIVQLISDELSDAGYENAPVHYYLTSIYDYSVFEAFSKVIQKLIPNLSTLENLINTLSNNCGFEKSYLFDVLSKIYIASDTRPVDMSCYEMCSDYIDVIVDISELYSWDHPDRKPKGDQNQEAESHVALHDETMIHLMEMNKYLCLVSVIRNPESKEKKGLIDMNCRTFQQALNDVFSRSWEQDQEAERSQDSAEQPHVGEPPTNNFLTL; the protein is encoded by the exons ATGGAG GTCACGAACACTCCTTCCGGACAGCCTACGCGGGCTAAATCAAATAAGCCTCAAGATTTCAAGCCGCGCCTTCTTCTGATGGGACTCCGTCG GAGCGGAAAGTCATCTATTGCTAGCGTTGTCTTTCATAAGATGCCCCCGAACGAAACCCTATTTCTAGAGTCCACCACACGCATCCAGAAAGATTCAGTCCA CTCGTTTATGGACTTCCAGGTGTGGGATTTTCCTGGTCAGTTCGAATATCTCGAGTCGTCATTTGATCTCGAGGAAATATTTGGAAGCCACGGCGCTCTTGTTTGGGTTATAGATGCGCAAGATGACTATCTAGAGTCTGTTACTCGGCTCAACCGTACCATCCTGACAGTCCAGCAGTATTATCCCAATATCAACATTGAAGTGTTTATTCACAAGGTGGACGGACTCTCAGAGGAGTACCGCACGGACACATTCCAAGACATTGTCCAGCTTATCTCTGATGAGCTCAGCGATGCTGGATACGAGAATGCACCTGTCCACTACTATCTAACCTCAATCTACGACTATTCGGTTTTTGAAGCTTTCAGCAAAGTTATTCAGAAGCTCATCCCCAATCTGTCTACTTTGGAGAACCTGATCAACACCTTATCAAACAATTGCGGCTTTGAAAAGAGTTATCTATTTGACGTCCTGagcaagatatatattgcCTCCGATACTCGACCTGTCGATATGTCCTGTTACGAGATGTGCTCGGATTATATCGATGTGATCGTAGATATCTCCGAGCTTTACTCGTGGGATCACCCTGACCGCAAGCCAAAAGGCGACCAGAACCAGGAAGCCGAAAGTCATGTTGCACTGCATGATGAAACTATGATCCATTTAATGGAAATGAACAA GTATCTCTGCCTTGTCTCTGTCATCCGCAACCCCGAGTccaaggaaaagaagggtTTAATTGACATGAACTGTCGCACATTCCAACAGGCCCTGAACGATGTGTTTTCTCGCAGCTGGGAACAGGATCAGGAAGCAGAACGCAGTCAGGATTCAGCGGAACAGCCACATGTGGGCGAGCCGCCCACAAACAACTTTTTGACTTTATGA